The following proteins are co-located in the Micromonospora viridifaciens genome:
- a CDS encoding Gmad2 immunoglobulin-like domain-containing protein: protein MRRVIPPLAALPFVALLLPAGCAPVRTGNLGPAPGGSSPATATPTGAAPGTPAPATSPGGRTPSPSAVPTAPASGGTPSPEGTVTVQLWFTRDGRLVPTRRTLPATLATSRLALTELAAGPSPAETATGMATLVPPGWQVTRIANGVATLAAPAGLDGGGATSARLRRAQVVWTLTQFPTVRRVAFAADDATPSGRDDYADLLPPIVVTAPAVGDRITSPVTVTGTAAVFEATVSVRVLDAAGREIGTAFTLAACGSGCRGDYRVHVGYRRATAGPGTVEVYEVSARDGSRVHVVAIPVVMAAAG, encoded by the coding sequence ATGCGACGCGTGATCCCCCCACTCGCGGCGCTGCCGTTCGTGGCGCTGCTGCTCCCGGCCGGCTGCGCGCCGGTCCGAACGGGCAACCTCGGCCCGGCCCCGGGCGGATCCTCCCCGGCCACCGCCACCCCGACGGGCGCGGCACCCGGCACACCCGCCCCCGCCACCTCGCCGGGCGGGCGGACCCCCTCCCCGTCGGCTGTCCCGACCGCCCCGGCCAGCGGCGGGACGCCGAGCCCGGAGGGGACGGTCACCGTGCAGCTGTGGTTCACCCGCGACGGCAGGCTCGTGCCGACCCGGCGTACGCTGCCCGCCACCCTGGCCACCTCCCGGCTGGCGCTCACCGAGCTGGCCGCCGGCCCGTCCCCGGCCGAGACCGCCACCGGCATGGCCACCCTGGTCCCGCCCGGCTGGCAGGTGACCCGGATCGCCAACGGGGTGGCGACGCTGGCTGCGCCGGCCGGCCTCGACGGTGGTGGCGCGACGAGCGCCCGGCTCCGCCGGGCCCAGGTCGTCTGGACGCTGACCCAGTTCCCCACCGTGCGCCGGGTGGCCTTCGCCGCCGACGACGCCACGCCGTCCGGCCGCGACGACTACGCCGACCTGCTGCCGCCGATCGTGGTGACCGCGCCGGCGGTCGGCGACCGGATCACCAGCCCGGTCACCGTGACCGGGACCGCCGCGGTGTTCGAGGCGACGGTGAGCGTCCGGGTGCTGGACGCCGCCGGCCGGGAGATCGGCACGGCCTTCACCCTCGCCGCCTGCGGCTCCGGCTGCCGCGGCGACTACCGGGTGCACGTCGGCTACCGGCGGGCCACCGCCGGACCGGGCACGGTGGAGGTGTACGAGGTGTCGGCCCGGGACGGCTCCCGGGTGCACGTCGTGGCGATCCCCGTCGTCATGGCCGCCGCCGGGTAG
- a CDS encoding glycosyltransferase, translating to MTSSLVVTWDGGGNVPPALGIAAELHRRGHAVRLLGHPRQRQVVEAAGLRFEPYRQASAWSPVTRTSSPRWAVRYIRLFTERAVGADVAESLRREPVDVAVVDCMLLAGIKAAQDLGVQQVTLMHTLHRYLRGKAWAQGPIGLVARAKGIPPARLWGRSELSLVTTAPDLEEAAALPANARITGPVWPAGAPAPTPHVRQPRILVSLSSIYYVGQRAVLQSIMDAVAGLPVQVVVTTGHSIRPDEIRPPANVEVHQFLPHAPILPTVSLVVGHAGHSTTVQALAHDLPMILIPMSSLGDQPAVARAVARQGAATVLRRSASVGDIRAAIEQMLGDGPHRAAAARLGRQIRSADGAITAADLIEQLAVPTRRRP from the coding sequence ATGACGTCATCGCTCGTCGTCACCTGGGACGGTGGCGGCAACGTGCCGCCGGCGCTCGGCATCGCCGCCGAACTCCACCGTCGCGGCCACGCGGTTCGACTGCTCGGCCACCCGCGGCAACGCCAGGTAGTGGAGGCGGCCGGCTTGCGATTCGAGCCGTACCGGCAGGCCAGTGCATGGTCGCCGGTGACCCGGACCAGCAGCCCGCGGTGGGCGGTGAGATATATACGCCTGTTCACCGAGCGGGCCGTGGGCGCGGATGTGGCCGAGTCCCTGCGCCGCGAGCCGGTCGACGTCGCCGTGGTCGACTGCATGCTGCTGGCCGGAATCAAGGCCGCTCAGGATCTCGGCGTCCAGCAGGTCACGCTCATGCACACCCTGCACCGCTACCTGCGGGGTAAGGCCTGGGCTCAAGGGCCGATCGGGCTGGTCGCGCGGGCCAAGGGCATTCCGCCGGCGCGGCTGTGGGGTCGCAGCGAACTGAGCCTGGTGACGACTGCCCCGGATCTGGAGGAGGCCGCCGCGCTGCCCGCGAACGCGCGGATCACTGGCCCGGTGTGGCCCGCCGGCGCGCCCGCGCCGACACCCCACGTGCGGCAGCCACGAATCCTCGTCAGCCTCAGCTCGATCTACTACGTCGGCCAGCGGGCCGTGTTGCAGTCGATCATGGACGCGGTCGCCGGCCTGCCCGTGCAGGTGGTGGTCACGACCGGCCACAGCATCCGGCCCGACGAGATCCGCCCACCGGCCAACGTCGAGGTGCACCAGTTCCTGCCGCACGCACCGATCTTGCCGACGGTGAGCCTGGTCGTGGGGCACGCCGGGCACAGCACGACCGTGCAGGCGCTGGCGCACGACCTGCCGATGATACTCATCCCCATGTCCTCGCTCGGGGACCAGCCCGCGGTGGCCAGGGCCGTCGCCCGGCAGGGCGCTGCCACGGTGTTGCGCAGGTCCGCTTCGGTCGGCGACATCCGGGCCGCGATCGAGCAGATGCTCGGCGACGGCCCCCACCGTGCTGCCGCGGCCCGGCTCGGCAGGCAGATCCGCTCGGCCGACGGCGCGATCACCGCCGCGGACCTTATCGAGCAGTTGGCCGTCCCTACCCGGCGGCGGCCATGA
- a CDS encoding TetR/AcrR family transcriptional regulator, with product MNAKRAYVQTARAAAAAQTRQRILDATAALVRQQASVEIHLNDVADSAGVSVQTVLRHFGSRDGLFEAAAAHVVQQAAAERRSPVGDLEAAVHSLFDQYERWGEVMLRLLAQETRDPKAYAVTEQGRGLHRAWVGEVFAPMLATQPSDAREAATDLLVIATDLYTWKLLTRDRRLPRELAEARVRHLITAILGA from the coding sequence GTGAACGCCAAACGGGCCTACGTCCAGACGGCGCGGGCGGCTGCGGCGGCCCAGACCAGGCAGCGCATCCTCGACGCGACGGCCGCACTGGTCCGGCAACAGGCGTCGGTGGAGATCCATCTCAACGATGTGGCGGACTCCGCCGGGGTGAGCGTGCAGACCGTGCTGCGGCACTTCGGCAGCCGGGATGGCCTGTTCGAGGCGGCAGCGGCGCACGTCGTGCAGCAGGCCGCCGCGGAACGACGCTCCCCGGTGGGCGACCTCGAAGCCGCCGTTCACTCCCTGTTCGACCAGTACGAGCGCTGGGGCGAGGTGATGCTGCGCCTCCTCGCCCAGGAAACACGCGATCCGAAGGCCTACGCGGTGACCGAGCAGGGGCGCGGCCTGCATCGTGCCTGGGTCGGTGAGGTCTTCGCGCCGATGCTCGCCACCCAGCCGTCCGACGCGCGGGAAGCGGCCACCGATCTGCTGGTCATCGCGACGGACCTGTACACGTGGAAGCTTCTCACCCGAGATCGCCGGCTGCCCCGGGAGCTGGCCGAAGCCCGGGTCCGGCACCTCATCACCGCGATCCTTGGAGCGTAA
- a CDS encoding RtcB family protein has protein sequence MGFIPLAGTRAPVRVWTDPYTIEAQAAKQLRNIGALPWVHGVAVMPDVHFGKGATVGSVIAMRQAVSPAAVGVDIGCGMSAVRTSLTAADLPDDLAPLRTAIEATIPVGFAMRDDAVDPRRIRGLEQGGWDDFWRRFATLDRKVAQLETRAQRQLGTLGGGNHFIEVCLEQGGPDDGQVWLMLHSGSRNIGKELAERHMAVARGLPHNVDLPDRDLAVFLAGTPEMDAYRRDLWWAQEYARRNRAVMLALLCGLVRDEFPHVTFDEPISAHHNYVAEETYDGVDLLVTRKGAIRAGNGDLGIIPGSMGTGSYIVRGRGNPDAYCSASHGAGRRMSRGQAKRTYSTTDLAAQTAGVECRKDAGVVDEIPGAYKDITQVMAQQEDLVEVVAHLKQVVCVKG, from the coding sequence ATGGGTTTCATCCCGCTGGCCGGCACCCGGGCGCCGGTCCGGGTCTGGACCGACCCGTACACCATCGAGGCGCAGGCGGCCAAGCAGCTGCGCAACATCGGTGCGCTGCCGTGGGTGCACGGGGTCGCCGTCATGCCGGACGTGCACTTCGGTAAGGGCGCCACCGTCGGCTCGGTCATCGCCATGCGGCAGGCCGTCTCGCCGGCCGCGGTCGGCGTGGACATCGGCTGCGGCATGTCGGCGGTACGCACCTCGCTCACCGCGGCCGACCTGCCTGACGATCTCGCCCCGCTGCGTACGGCGATCGAGGCGACCATCCCGGTCGGCTTCGCGATGCGTGACGACGCGGTCGACCCGCGCCGGATCCGCGGCCTGGAGCAGGGCGGCTGGGACGACTTCTGGCGGCGTTTCGCCACGCTTGACCGGAAGGTGGCGCAGCTGGAAACCCGGGCCCAGCGCCAGCTCGGCACCCTCGGCGGCGGGAACCACTTCATCGAGGTCTGCCTGGAGCAGGGCGGCCCGGACGACGGCCAGGTCTGGCTGATGCTGCACTCCGGGTCGCGCAACATCGGCAAGGAACTGGCCGAGCGGCACATGGCGGTGGCCCGCGGGCTGCCGCACAACGTCGACCTGCCCGACCGGGACCTCGCCGTGTTCCTCGCCGGCACGCCGGAGATGGACGCCTACCGCCGGGACCTGTGGTGGGCGCAGGAGTACGCGCGCCGCAACCGGGCCGTCATGCTCGCCCTGCTGTGCGGGCTGGTCCGCGACGAGTTCCCGCACGTCACCTTCGACGAGCCGATCTCCGCCCACCACAACTACGTGGCCGAGGAGACGTACGACGGGGTGGACCTGCTGGTGACCCGCAAGGGCGCCATCCGGGCCGGCAACGGCGACCTCGGCATCATCCCCGGATCGATGGGCACCGGCTCGTACATCGTGCGCGGCAGGGGCAACCCGGACGCGTACTGCTCGGCCTCGCACGGGGCCGGGCGGCGGATGTCCCGCGGGCAGGCGAAGCGGACGTACAGCACCACGGACCTGGCGGCACAGACGGCCGGCGTGGAGTGCCGCAAGGACGCCGGGGTGGTCGACGAGATCCCCGGCGCGTACAAGGACATCACGCAGGTGATGGCCCAGCAGGAGGATCTGGTCGAGGTGGTGGCCCACCTCAAGCAGGTCGTCTGCGTGAAGGGCTGA
- a CDS encoding LysR family transcriptional regulator yields the protein METDLLRTFTTVAHTGNFTATARELGYVQSTVTGHVQALERHLGTRLFDRLPSGAVLTDAGTRLLAYATQLLDLEDRLAAEVPAQDDQPYGRVRLMAPESLCAYRLPAALGELRLLAPRLRLSLAPGGTAEALQFVRAGTTEAALLLEPEMSAGDLQLEPLGVEGLTVVAGPDLDLPAGTLTWAQLAEHDVLLLEDGCSYSDQVARSLFAVGQPDFRRVRFGSIEAVKRCVAAGLGWAVLPTAAVDAELRAGALVAVPGPLPTAPTVHLVTHPDRALGVGVKVVLDELRALWSPASPARGG from the coding sequence GTGGAGACGGACCTGCTGCGGACCTTCACCACCGTGGCCCACACCGGCAATTTCACGGCAACGGCACGAGAGCTCGGCTACGTGCAGTCCACCGTGACCGGGCATGTGCAGGCACTCGAGCGGCACCTGGGCACCCGCCTGTTCGACCGGCTTCCGTCGGGGGCGGTGCTGACCGACGCCGGCACCCGCCTCCTGGCGTACGCCACCCAACTGCTCGATCTGGAGGACCGCCTCGCCGCCGAGGTGCCCGCTCAGGACGACCAACCGTATGGGCGCGTGCGGCTCATGGCCCCCGAGTCCCTGTGCGCCTACCGACTCCCCGCCGCTCTCGGCGAGCTGCGCCTTCTCGCCCCCCGGCTCCGGCTGTCCCTCGCACCAGGGGGCACCGCGGAGGCGCTTCAGTTCGTACGCGCCGGCACCACCGAAGCAGCTCTGCTGCTCGAACCCGAGATGTCCGCCGGCGACCTACAGCTGGAACCCCTCGGCGTGGAAGGGCTCACCGTTGTCGCCGGGCCCGACCTCGACCTGCCAGCAGGGACACTCACCTGGGCGCAGCTCGCCGAACACGACGTACTCCTGCTCGAGGACGGCTGCAGCTACAGCGACCAGGTGGCTCGCAGTCTGTTCGCCGTCGGGCAACCGGACTTCCGCCGCGTCCGGTTCGGCAGCATCGAAGCCGTCAAGCGCTGCGTTGCGGCCGGGCTCGGATGGGCGGTGCTACCCACCGCCGCCGTGGACGCCGAGCTGCGGGCAGGCGCGCTCGTCGCCGTGCCCGGCCCACTCCCCACCGCGCCGACCGTACACCTCGTCACGCATCCCGATCGCGCGCTCGGCGTCGGCGTCAAGGTCGTCCTCGACGAGCTCCGCGCGCTGTGGAGCCCGGCGTCACCGGCTCGCGGCGGCTGA
- a CDS encoding PhzF family phenazine biosynthesis isomerase, producing MAVLRYAAFPDGAAGGNPAGVVLNAAGFDDATRLAVAAAVGYSETAFLEATGRGGEFRVRYFSPLAEVAFCGHATIAAAVALAERRGIGPLLFQTLAGPVEVNTEEGDAGLTATLASVPTRTRPASGDEVAAALAALRWRSTDLDPRYPAHVAYAGNEHLVLAVSDRARLAELHYDFDALAALMAERRWTTLQLVHAHTPLLFSSRNPFPPGGVVEDPATGAAAAAFGGYLRALHLVDPPARITLLQGADMGSPSRLLVDVTADDDRVRVTGSARPID from the coding sequence GTGGCGGTGCTGCGCTACGCCGCCTTCCCGGACGGGGCCGCCGGCGGAAATCCCGCGGGTGTCGTGCTGAATGCGGCCGGTTTCGACGACGCCACCCGCCTGGCCGTGGCAGCCGCGGTCGGCTATTCCGAGACGGCGTTCCTCGAAGCCACCGGGCGGGGCGGAGAGTTCCGGGTTCGCTACTTCAGCCCACTGGCCGAGGTGGCGTTCTGCGGACACGCGACGATCGCCGCCGCAGTCGCCCTGGCCGAACGCCGAGGCATCGGGCCACTGCTGTTTCAGACTCTGGCTGGCCCGGTCGAGGTGAACACCGAGGAGGGCGACGCCGGCCTGACCGCCACGCTCGCCAGCGTCCCCACCCGTACCCGGCCCGCCTCGGGCGACGAGGTCGCCGCCGCGCTCGCAGCGCTCCGCTGGCGCTCCACCGACCTGGATCCTCGCTATCCCGCGCATGTCGCGTATGCCGGCAACGAGCACCTCGTTCTGGCCGTGTCGGACCGCGCCCGCCTGGCCGAGCTGCACTACGACTTCGACGCGCTGGCGGCCTTGATGGCCGAGCGCCGCTGGACCACGCTCCAACTCGTACACGCACACACGCCGCTGCTGTTCTCCAGCCGTAACCCATTCCCGCCCGGCGGCGTCGTGGAGGACCCCGCCACCGGCGCAGCCGCAGCCGCCTTCGGTGGCTACCTCCGGGCCCTCCACCTCGTGGACCCTCCGGCGCGGATCACGCTGCTGCAAGGCGCGGACATGGGCAGCCCCAGCCGCCTGCTCGTCGACGTGACCGCCGACGACGACCGCGTGCGGGTGACCGGCAGCGCCAGACCAATCGATTAA
- a CDS encoding DUF6058 family natural product biosynthesis protein encodes MELRRQVAERFREVNGEHPMTAADDAYVSGQFVVLEELCAATGRDPDDVRRLMLDRRLPLPGYLRSDGAEMVPADLFALAERAGGPDLLAEWFVGQWADPAQGAAEWDAYLSGRYVCLHSVTPGNIRRKDELTAAIQAAPAAPDAGSMGWLDRLHALVDELDALEPAFTAYDRLRFGGPTSRDTCIDAVRARYPRRVTGRAGR; translated from the coding sequence ATGGAGTTGCGGCGCCAGGTGGCGGAGCGGTTCCGCGAGGTCAACGGGGAGCACCCGATGACGGCGGCGGACGACGCGTACGTGAGCGGGCAGTTCGTGGTGCTGGAGGAGCTGTGCGCGGCGACCGGGCGGGACCCGGACGACGTACGCCGGCTGATGTTGGACCGGCGGCTGCCGCTGCCGGGCTATCTGCGCTCGGACGGCGCGGAGATGGTGCCGGCCGACCTGTTCGCGCTGGCGGAGCGGGCGGGCGGCCCGGACCTGTTGGCGGAGTGGTTCGTGGGGCAGTGGGCCGACCCGGCGCAGGGCGCGGCCGAGTGGGACGCCTATCTGAGTGGCCGGTACGTCTGCCTGCACTCGGTGACGCCGGGAAACATCCGGCGCAAGGACGAGCTGACCGCGGCGATCCAGGCGGCGCCGGCCGCACCGGACGCGGGGTCCATGGGCTGGCTGGACCGGTTGCACGCGCTGGTCGACGAGCTGGACGCGCTGGAGCCGGCGTTCACCGCGTACGACCGGCTCCGGTTCGGCGGCCCGACCTCGCGGGACACCTGCATCGACGCGGTGCGGGCCCGGTATCCGCGCCGGGTCACCGGTCGGGCCGGGCGGTGA
- a CDS encoding elongation factor G — MQTLNLGIFAHVDAGKTSLTERLLLSAGVIDELGSVDAGSTRTDTMALERQRGITIRSAVVSFVVAGVTVNLIDTPGHPDFIAEVERALGVLDGAVLVVSAVEGVQAQTRVLARTLRRLGIPTLIFVNKVDRAGADLGRVLGQIGDRLTSAAVALGRVLAAGTPAARWAPFAPDDPDHRARLVDLLTTHDDALLAAYVANERAVTPARLRAALATWTGRARVHPVHAGSAITGAGVDDLIAAIAELLPAGEGDDDAPLSGTVFKVERGPAGEKIAYARIFAGTVRVRDRIRYRGGHDARITGIDVYDGGAPVPRDLAGSGRIVRLRGLTDVRVGDPLGVAPDRPAGRHHFAPPTLETVVVPERAADRPALHAALAQLAEQDPLINLRQDDLRQEIAVSLYGEVQKEVIQATLADDHGLPVSFRETTTVCVERPVGVGAAVEWIGREPNPFLGTVGLRVEPGPLGSGVEFRLGIELGSIPLAFLKAIEETVRETLRQGLRGWEVIDCVVTLTHGGYWARQSHSHGVFDKSMSSTAGDLRNLTPLVLMAALSRAGTRVHEPVHRFRLDLPADLFGTVLPALARLDAVPHTSTLRGAAYLIEGEVPAGRVHALEQRLPSLTRGEGTLESEFDHYRPVRGPEPSRPRWDHDPLNRKEYLLAVARRVTARPDR, encoded by the coding sequence GTGCAAACCCTCAATCTCGGAATCTTCGCCCATGTCGACGCCGGTAAGACCAGCCTGACCGAACGGCTGCTGCTGAGCGCCGGGGTCATCGACGAGCTCGGCAGCGTCGACGCGGGCAGCACCCGCACCGACACCATGGCGCTGGAGCGGCAGCGCGGCATCACCATCCGCTCCGCCGTCGTCTCCTTCGTCGTCGCCGGGGTCACCGTCAACCTGATCGACACCCCCGGCCACCCCGACTTCATCGCCGAGGTGGAACGCGCCCTCGGCGTGCTCGACGGCGCGGTGCTCGTGGTCTCGGCCGTCGAGGGCGTCCAGGCCCAGACCCGGGTGCTGGCCCGCACCCTGCGCCGCCTCGGCATCCCCACCCTCATCTTCGTGAACAAGGTGGACCGGGCCGGGGCCGACCTGGGCCGGGTGCTGGGCCAGATCGGCGATCGGCTCACCTCCGCCGCGGTCGCCCTCGGCCGGGTCCTGGCCGCCGGCACCCCGGCCGCCCGCTGGGCGCCGTTCGCACCCGACGATCCCGACCACCGCGCCCGGCTGGTCGACCTGCTCACCACCCACGACGACGCGCTGCTCGCCGCGTACGTCGCCAACGAGAGGGCGGTGACGCCGGCCCGGCTGCGCGCGGCGCTCGCCACCTGGACCGGACGCGCCCGGGTGCACCCGGTCCACGCCGGCTCGGCCATCACCGGCGCCGGGGTGGACGACCTGATCGCCGCCATCGCCGAGCTGCTCCCCGCCGGCGAGGGCGACGACGACGCTCCGCTCTCCGGCACCGTCTTCAAGGTCGAGCGCGGCCCGGCCGGCGAGAAGATCGCGTACGCCCGGATCTTCGCCGGCACCGTGCGGGTCCGTGACCGGATCCGCTACCGAGGCGGCCATGACGCCAGGATCACCGGCATCGACGTCTACGACGGCGGCGCGCCCGTGCCGCGGGACCTGGCCGGCTCGGGCCGGATCGTCCGGCTGCGCGGCCTGACCGATGTCCGCGTCGGCGACCCGCTCGGCGTCGCGCCGGACCGGCCCGCCGGCCGGCACCACTTCGCCCCGCCGACCCTGGAGACCGTGGTGGTGCCGGAGCGGGCGGCCGACCGGCCGGCCCTGCACGCCGCCCTCGCCCAGCTCGCCGAGCAGGACCCGCTGATCAACCTGCGCCAGGACGACCTGCGCCAGGAGATCGCGGTATCCCTCTACGGCGAGGTGCAGAAGGAGGTCATCCAGGCCACCCTCGCCGACGACCACGGCCTCCCGGTCAGCTTCCGGGAGACCACCACCGTCTGCGTGGAACGGCCGGTAGGCGTCGGCGCCGCCGTCGAGTGGATCGGCCGGGAGCCCAACCCGTTCCTCGGCACCGTCGGGCTGCGGGTCGAACCCGGTCCGCTCGGCAGCGGCGTCGAGTTTCGGCTCGGCATCGAACTCGGCTCGATACCCCTGGCCTTCCTCAAGGCCATCGAGGAGACCGTCCGGGAGACCCTGCGGCAGGGGCTGCGCGGCTGGGAGGTGATCGACTGCGTGGTGACCCTCACCCACGGCGGCTACTGGGCCCGCCAGAGCCACTCGCACGGAGTGTTCGACAAGAGCATGTCCAGCACGGCGGGGGACCTCCGCAACCTGACCCCGCTGGTGCTCATGGCCGCGCTCAGCCGCGCCGGCACCCGCGTCCACGAGCCGGTGCACCGGTTCCGCCTGGACCTGCCGGCCGACCTGTTCGGCACCGTGCTGCCCGCGCTGGCCCGCCTGGACGCGGTGCCCCACACCTCGACCCTGCGCGGCGCGGCGTACCTGATCGAGGGGGAGGTGCCGGCCGGCCGGGTGCACGCGCTGGAGCAGCGGCTGCCGTCGCTCACCCGGGGCGAGGGGACCCTCGAATCGGAGTTCGACCACTACCGGCCGGTACGCGGGCCGGAACCGAGCCGGCCCCGCTGGGACCACGACCCGCTCAACCGCAAGGAGTACCTGCTCGCCGTGGCCCGCCGGGTCACCGCCCGGCCCGACCGGTGA
- a CDS encoding alpha/beta hydrolase, with translation MARIRCDFFSEALGMGTSMTVLLPEPASVGIGVAGRPTADDPPVLYLLHGLSDDDTIWTRRTSIERYVAPLGLAVVMPMAGRSFYSDETHGNRYWTFLTEELPEVCRSFFRLSPRREDTFVAGLSMGGYGAVKWALRQPDRFAAAASLSGALDVARRRDHPTNPINPAVWHTIWDGREVPGTDDDTVALLERAGDDLPSLYVACGTEDFLYEDNVRFVDTARRRDAPVTVDFSPGDHDWAYWDAKIQDVLAWLPLRRHG, from the coding sequence ATGGCGCGGATCCGGTGTGACTTCTTCTCCGAGGCTCTCGGCATGGGCACGTCGATGACCGTGCTGCTACCGGAGCCGGCTTCGGTCGGGATCGGCGTGGCGGGCAGGCCCACCGCCGACGACCCGCCGGTGCTCTACCTGCTGCACGGCCTGAGCGACGACGACACCATCTGGACCCGGCGCACCTCGATCGAGCGGTACGTCGCGCCACTCGGCCTGGCGGTGGTGATGCCGATGGCCGGGCGCAGCTTCTACTCCGACGAGACGCACGGCAACCGCTACTGGACATTCCTGACGGAGGAACTGCCTGAGGTCTGTCGGTCGTTCTTCCGGCTCTCGCCACGCCGGGAGGACACCTTCGTCGCCGGCCTGTCGATGGGCGGCTACGGGGCGGTGAAGTGGGCGCTGCGCCAGCCGGACCGGTTCGCGGCGGCGGCGAGCCTCTCGGGCGCGCTGGACGTGGCCCGACGGCGGGACCACCCGACCAACCCCATAAACCCGGCGGTGTGGCACACCATCTGGGACGGCCGGGAGGTGCCGGGCACCGACGACGACACGGTGGCGTTGCTGGAACGGGCCGGCGACGACCTGCCGTCGCTCTACGTCGCCTGCGGCACCGAGGATTTCCTGTACGAGGACAACGTCCGCTTCGTCGACACCGCCCGCCGTCGGGACGCGCCGGTCACGGTGGACTTCTCCCCCGGCGACCACGACTGGGCCTACTGGGACGCGAAGATCCAGGACGTGCTGGCCTGGCTGCCGCTGCGCCGCCACGGGTGA
- a CDS encoding DinB family protein encodes METERVGPPLLAGERETLRAFLDYHRATLAMKCAGLTDEELRRQSSPPSTLSLLGLVRHMAEVERTWFRRVINGEDVPLVWSETGDFQEAYDASAASRSEAFEAWQREVEHARRIEREAESLDVTGHNARWGEDVSLRLVMLHMMHEYARHNGHADFLREAIDGTVGA; translated from the coding sequence GTGGAAACCGAACGGGTCGGCCCGCCCCTGCTGGCCGGGGAGCGGGAGACGCTGCGCGCCTTCCTCGACTACCACCGGGCCACGCTGGCCATGAAGTGCGCGGGGCTGACCGACGAGGAGTTGCGCCGCCAGTCGTCGCCGCCGTCCACACTGTCCCTGCTCGGCCTGGTGCGGCACATGGCCGAGGTGGAGCGGACGTGGTTCCGCCGGGTCATCAACGGCGAGGACGTCCCGCTGGTCTGGTCGGAGACCGGCGACTTCCAGGAGGCGTACGACGCGAGCGCGGCCAGCCGGTCGGAGGCGTTCGAGGCGTGGCAGCGGGAGGTGGAGCACGCCCGCCGCATCGAGCGGGAGGCCGAGTCGCTGGACGTGACCGGCCACAACGCGCGCTGGGGCGAGGACGTCTCGCTGCGCCTGGTGATGCTGCACATGATGCACGAGTACGCCCGGCACAACGGGCACGCCGACTTCCTCCGCGAGGCCATCGACGGCACCGTGGGCGCCTGA